AGTCCGGCATGGCCAACAGCCAGATCGAGATGGCCCGCGCCGTCAAGTCCGGCTACTGGCACCTCTACCGGTTCAACCCCGAACTCAAGGAAGAAGGCAAGAACCCCTTCCTCCTCGAGTCGAAAGAGCCCTCCGAGTCCTTCCGCGACTTCATCATGAGTGAAGTCCGCTTCAACGCCCTCGTCCGCTCCTACCCCGAACAGGCAGACCTGCTCTTCGGCAAGATGGAGCAGGACGCCAAAGAACGGTACGAGATGTACAAGCGACTGGCGTCGTTCTAAGGGTTTTGCCCGGAGAGTGCTCCGGGAAGTTTCCCCAGGCAACCGTCTCAGGCAACCGTTGCTCGACTGACGCGAATCGGTAGCTGATGAAAACCGCCCCTTGCGAGATCCGATGTAGGATCAGCGAGGGGCGGTTTTTCTTGCCGTTACCGAAGGAAACCCTCAATCCGGTTGTGGGTTCAGGTCGTGCAAAAAAGGACTCATCCGGCTCGGTGCTGTATCAGGGATTGGCGCGGTCGGTCGCGCTACGATCGGCCTGTTCGAATCGGTGACGAAACAATACCATTCCCGGGAAGTGACCGGTGACATGGAGATCGCCAGCCTTGCCGGAAACATCAGTGAGTTGAACGGAGAGGCGTACCTGCACCTGCACGTCACCTTGACGGACGCCACCAACGCCGCCTTCGGCGGGCATCTCTCGGCCGCCACGATCAGTTGCACCGGGGAGATTATCATCGACGGGATCGATGGTCATGTGGATCGAGAATTTAATGAAGAGATTGGGCTGAACCTGTTGAAATTCTAGATTCTAGCGGTACCGATGACTTCGTTGCTTATGGTGAATCTCGCCTTTCTGTTCTCTTTGTGGAAACAGAAAGGCGTTCGTTTTCCCAACTAAAATCCGTCAATTATGAATTCAGCCGCCGAGCTTGCAACGTACAGATCAAACTGGTAATCTATCGTTGACTGGAATCCAATGTTTCACTACAACTGGGTGACATAGCCACCGTATTGCTTGATATTTTTTCACTAGGGGCATCTCCCCCCTAGTGTTTTGCGTCCAAAAAGGCTGTAAAAAAGAGAAAGCCGTCGGATTAACGGGCATGAATTGTCAATGGGCGGGAAAAATACACGCTAGCGGAGGTGGTGACCATTTCCGGCACGGAACGCCAACGGGTCGTCGAGGCCTACGTGGGCGAGTATGCCAGCGGAAAGAGTGAAAACGCCGTCAACCGCGCCCTGGAACTGCTGGCGCAGGGCCGTCAACCGGTGACGATTGTCGACCTGGACATCGTCGAGCCTTTCTACACCCTCCGGCCGATCAAAAAGGAACTGGAGGAAAAGGGGTTGCAGGTGGTCGCCTGGGAGACACGCGCCACCATGGGCCTCGGTGAGGCGGGGACCCTGATCCGGGGCGACATGCTCTGGTCTTTGCGTCGCGAAGGCGACCTGGTGCTGGACATCGGTTACGGCGTCGAGGGCTCCAAGACGCTCAACCTGCTTCACGGCGCTCATGATGACCAGGACCTGCGCATCATCGCCGTCATCAACGCCTCCCGGCCCATGACCTCCTCTGTCGAGGAGATCGTCGACCATGTGCGCGGCCTCGGGCCTGTTCACGGCCTGCTCAACAACACCCATCTGGCGGAGGAGACGGACTTGGCGATCATCCGGGAAGGGGCGCGTCTCGTCGACGCCGCCGCCCGGGAACTGGACCTCCCGGTGGTGGCCACCGCTGCCGATGAGCGGTTTCGGGGGAAACTGACGCCGGAGGACGTGCTGGGCCAGCCGGTGCGTTTTTTGCAGCGCTTCATGCCCCGGTCTTTCTGGTAACCGCAGTTTCAGAGGAGGGGCCAATCGTCGCCCGAAGCATTCGTGCGACGACCCAACATACACGTTTCAGGAGGTGTGCCTGACCTATGGCAGACAAGCCGATTCAAGGCGAAAAGCGGATGTTCATGACCGGCAACGAGGTCTGCGCCTACGCGGCGCTGGCCGCCGGCGTGGACATCATGTACGGCTACCCCATCACGCCGCAAAACGAGATCATGCACTACTGGACGCGCCTGGCGCCCAAGCACAACCGGAGCTTTTTGCAGACCGAGGACGAGATCTCAGCCGGTTTCACCACCTGCGGCGGCGTTCTCTCGGGCAAGCGGGCCTTTACGGCCACGGCGGGCCCCGGCAACACGCTGATGCAGGAGCCCATGTCCATGGCTGAGATGATGCGCATCCCCGCCGTCTTCATCATCCAGCAGCGGGGCGGCCCGTCGACGGCCACTGTCATCTACTCCCAGCAGGAAGTGACGATGACCTGCTACGGCGCCAACGGCGAGGGCCTGCGCGTCGTCTACTCGACGGCGAATCACCAGGAACTCTACGACTACACGATCAAGGCCTTCAACACGGCCTGGAAATACCGCTTCCCCACCTTCGTCCTCGGCGACGGCTACCAGGCCAAGATGCGCGAGTCACTGACCATGTATGACCCGGAGCTGCGGGGCATCAAGATGGTTGACACCTATCCCCTCGTCGGCCTGCCTGGCAAGGCCGGCGCAGACCGCGACCCAGCCCACCTGCGCAACACCTACAACACGGAAGAAGAACTCTATGAAGTCGTCAAGGAACTGGTGGCGACTTACGAAAAATTTGCCCCCGAGATCGTCGAGCACACGACGATGGAATGCGATGACGCCGAAGTGGTCATCCTCTGTCACGGCATCGTCTCCCGCGCCGCCGTCGAGGCCATCCGCGAACTGCGGGCCGATGGCGTGAAGGCCGGCATGTTCCGTCCCATCACCTTGCGCCCCTTCCCTGCCGAGCCGCTACGCAACGTCGTCCAGAAGGCGAAAAAGCTGCTCATCGTCGAATCGGCGGAAGGGCAGTTCGCCCGACTGGCGCTGCCGTCTCTCTACGGCCTCACCACGCCGATGGAGACCATCTTCAAGCCGGGCCAGGGCATCACATCCGACGAAATCGTCAAGAAAATCAAGGCCATGGCCTAAGGGGAGGGTGACGCGATGACAACGGCGACTGTATTAGAACCGAAAATGCCCAAGTGCTGGCGGCAGGAGACAAAACCGCACAAGTTTTGTCCCGGCTGCGGCCACGGCGATATCTTAAAAGCCCTGGGGACCGCCATCGATGAGCTCGGCATCCAGGACCGCGTCGTCTTCGGCTGCGACATCGGCTGTTCCCTTTTGTCCTGGGACTTCTTCAACTGTGACGCCATCCAGACTCACCACGGCCGCACGACGCCCGTCATGACCGGCATCAAGCGCGCCCGGCCCGAATTGATCTGCATCGCCTACATGGGCGACGGCGGCGGTTACGCCATTGGCGCCCAGCACCTCGTCAACGCCGCCAGCCGCAACGAGAAGCTCACCGTCATCCTGGCCAACAACGCCCAGTACGGCATGACCGGCGGCCAGATGGCCCCGACAACCCTGCCGGGGATGAAGACGGAGACATCGCCCTACGGCCGCGACGTGGACGCCACAGGCAACCCGACCCTCGGCCCCGAGATGGTCGCCGCCATCACGCCCGCCTCGGCCTATGTGGCCCGGGGGACGATGGCCAACATCCCGCAACTCACACGGATGATGAAAAAGGCGCTGCAAAACCAGATCGACGGCAACGGATTCTCCTTCGTCGAAGCACTCTCCGCCTGCCCGACCAACTGGCGGATGAACGCGGCCAAGACCTGGGAGTTCGTCGAGAAGGAAATGACCAAATACTTCAAAGTCGGCGAGCTGAAAGTTCCCGCCGCCAAGCAGGAGGGATAACCATGGCCAAAGTCGTCAAAATCGCCCTCGCCGGCGAAGGCGGCCAGGGCGTTCAGTCGGTCGCCGAGATCCTCACCGAGGCGGCCAACGAGGAAGGGAAGGAAGCCCTCTACATCCCCAACTTCGGCGTCGAACAGCGCGGCGGCGTCTCCATCGCCTTCGTCCAGATTTCGGACAAGGAGAAGGTGGGCTCGCCCAAGTTTGAGAAGGCGGATATCGTCATCGCCCTCTCCGACCGCGCCATCCGCCGCTGCGCCCAGTATGTCGACGGGAACACGGTCTTCGTCTATGACACCTTCATCGAAGGCGTCGAAGACGACCTGCCGAAAGGCGCCAAGAAGGTCATCGGCATCCCGGCCATCGACACGGCCAAGAACGAACTGCACCCCCGGGTATTCAACATCATCATCATGGGCGCCGTTGTCCGCGCCACCCACGTCGTCAGCGAAGAGCGCGCCAAGCAAGCCCTGGAAGACAAGCTGGGCTACAAGTTCGAACAGGACCCCAAACTGCGCGAGTTGAACTACCGCGCTCTGGAGCGGGGTATGCAACTGGTGGAGGGGCAACTGTAAGATTGCACCGCCATAAAGGGGACGGAAGCGACGAACGTTGTAGCGTGAACCGTCACTGCAGGTGAATCCGACAGGGTGAGCCCATGGGATTACCCGTCAGGGTAGTGTGATTTGACTCCACCGAGAAGGAGGTACGTCTTCCGTGGCTGAATGGAAAGTTTATACGATTGAGAGCGGCAAAGGGCGCCACAGCGTGTTCCCCGGCCTCTGCAAAGGCTGCGGGCTCTGCATCGAGAAGTGCCCGACCGATACGATCACCTGGTCGAAGAAACTGGGCGTCTACGGCACCCCTGCCGTCGAGGTGCAGCAGGACCCCGCCTGCATCGCCTGCGGCATCTGCCAGCACGTCTGCCCCGACTGTGCGATTGTCGTCGAGAAGCTGAAGCCGGAGGAGCAGAAAAAGCCGAAGGCGTAGGGTTGGTGGATAAAAAAGGAGGCCCAATACCACTTGCATTGGGCCTCCTTTTGCGCTATAATACCTTTTGTCACGTGGGGGTGTAGCTCAGCTGGGAGAGCGCCTGCTTCGCATGCAGGAGGCCAGCGGTTCGATCCCGCTCATCTCCACCAATTAAAGTTTAAGGTAGTTCATCCTTTTCGGGATGGACTTTTTAATTTTTCGGGACAATAGTTTTTCTTTTGATTCAAATTTTTGTAACTGTTACCCAACACAATTGTTTTTGCGGACTAAAAACCCCATAACTTCCTTGTTCGAGATAATTTTGTTATGTATGGAGAAGGATGGCGCTTTCTTTTGAAAACAGTGTAATCGACTTATAGCAATGCCGCTTTTTGTAGCTTCAAAGACACACCCGATGATCCGGTTCCCGGACTTAGTCGGAAACATTATTCGGGAATACTATGGAT
The nucleotide sequence above comes from Heliomicrobium undosum. Encoded proteins:
- a CDS encoding transketolase C-terminal domain-containing protein, which translates into the protein MADKPIQGEKRMFMTGNEVCAYAALAAGVDIMYGYPITPQNEIMHYWTRLAPKHNRSFLQTEDEISAGFTTCGGVLSGKRAFTATAGPGNTLMQEPMSMAEMMRIPAVFIIQQRGGPSTATVIYSQQEVTMTCYGANGEGLRVVYSTANHQELYDYTIKAFNTAWKYRFPTFVLGDGYQAKMRESLTMYDPELRGIKMVDTYPLVGLPGKAGADRDPAHLRNTYNTEEELYEVVKELVATYEKFAPEIVEHTTMECDDAEVVILCHGIVSRAAVEAIRELRADGVKAGMFRPITLRPFPAEPLRNVVQKAKKLLIVESAEGQFARLALPSLYGLTTPMETIFKPGQGITSDEIVKKIKAMA
- a CDS encoding thiamine pyrophosphate-dependent enzyme — protein: MTTATVLEPKMPKCWRQETKPHKFCPGCGHGDILKALGTAIDELGIQDRVVFGCDIGCSLLSWDFFNCDAIQTHHGRTTPVMTGIKRARPELICIAYMGDGGGYAIGAQHLVNAASRNEKLTVILANNAQYGMTGGQMAPTTLPGMKTETSPYGRDVDATGNPTLGPEMVAAITPASAYVARGTMANIPQLTRMMKKALQNQIDGNGFSFVEALSACPTNWRMNAAKTWEFVEKEMTKYFKVGELKVPAAKQEG
- a CDS encoding 2-oxoacid:acceptor oxidoreductase family protein; its protein translation is MAKVVKIALAGEGGQGVQSVAEILTEAANEEGKEALYIPNFGVEQRGGVSIAFVQISDKEKVGSPKFEKADIVIALSDRAIRRCAQYVDGNTVFVYDTFIEGVEDDLPKGAKKVIGIPAIDTAKNELHPRVFNIIIMGAVVRATHVVSEERAKQALEDKLGYKFEQDPKLRELNYRALERGMQLVEGQL
- a CDS encoding 4Fe-4S dicluster domain-containing protein; translation: MAEWKVYTIESGKGRHSVFPGLCKGCGLCIEKCPTDTITWSKKLGVYGTPAVEVQQDPACIACGICQHVCPDCAIVVEKLKPEEQKKPKA